The DNA segment CTGTCAGTCGTTGCTCGTAAAAGAAAGTTTCTTCCGGGATGTTTGCATACCAGATCAACATAAACTGGGAAAATCCTACGTAAGCCCAGAATACGCAAAAACCGAGCATGAACTTACCGATATCATGAATGTGATTTTCGTTTACCAGATTTCCAAGATATCCTTTCTTTTTTAGAAAGTAGATCATGATCACGAGACTGGAAAGCCCCGCCTGATACGCTCCTGCAAAACAATACACCCCGAACATTGTGGAGAACCAGTGCGGAGTCAGAGACATGATCAAGTCGAAAGAAGCCAAGGAAAAGGAAAGAGCGAAAAATACGATAAACCCACCCGCTAACCTTGCGTTAAACTGAGTGTGAGAAACATCCTTATCCTGATCTTGTTTTACGGATCGATTGTAAAAAAACCATCCGAACGCGGACCAAACGGCTCCGAACAGGATCATTCGAATCACAAAAAAAGGAACGTTCAAAAGAGGTTTCTTATGTTGCAGAAGATGATCATGAGCGACTACTTCTTCATGGCTCCACTCGTAAAGATTGTGAATTCCACCGGTTAAAACCAAAAGCAGAACCGCAACCACGGGAAGAAATTTTCCGTAACCTTCCGCGATTCTTCTTACGGTAATAGACCAATGAGACCCTGTGAGGTTACTGACTGCTGTAAAGAAAACGCCCGCCAGAGAGATCCCTGTGATAAAAAAGGTTCCGATTAAAAATGCGGACCAAGCAGGATTGGAATGTCCACCTTCGTGTCTCGGAGGAGTATGGGATAGGGTAAAATACCCGATAAGCAAACTCAAAACTCCGATCCCGATCATCCCGAAAAGGGCGCTGCGGGTTTTGGAGTCGAGTTTAAAGTTAATCAGATTTTGTTCGACTTTGACTTCCATGATTCTTAATTCCTAGCCACGTCTTTTTTTGTTCTGTTGTCGTATTCCTGGAGTTTTCTCACATAGAGAACGATCTTCCAGCGGTCTTCCGGAGAAACTTGAGAAGCATAACTTTTCATTCTTCCCCAACCCGCGGTCACTACGTGATAGATCTGTCCGTCGGAATATCCTTTGATCTTAGGGGAAATCACCGCGGGAACCGGAAATCCGATTCTTGGAGCAGGCCCTACGATGGTTCCATTCCCCGCTCCTCTTACACCGTGGCAAGGAGAACAGTAGGTTTGGTATTTAGCCTCTCCCTTTTGGAGATTTGCCAAATCGTCTTTAAAAGGATTTGCAAGTCCTCTATTCGGCAATTGTGATACGTCCAATCCGAGATACTCATACGGATAGTATCCCACCGGAACCGCTCCTTTCGGAGGAATTCTGGAGGAAGATCCGTCTTTTGCAATCGGATCCGCTTCCTGAGCTTCTCTTGCCGGAGAATCCGCCATGTCCGGAAAGTATTCCAGAGGAGGAGTTTTGGACTCGCAGTTCCAAAGAAGAACAGCGACCAAAAGGAAAATCAGCGATTTATAATATTTCATTCTTGTTCCCTGCTCCTATTTCACAACCTCGACGTTCTTTCCGCCAAGGCCCTTGATAAAGCTAACCACTTCGTCTTCCTTATATCCTTTGGAAGAAGATGGGATCCAGAGTGCAAACTTATCGGTAGTGATGTCCGGATGTAGAATTTTCCGATTGATTTTTGGAAGTCCGGTTAAAAAGAACATCGCCGCCGCAGTTCCGACCCCGGCCATAAAGATCGTGAATTCAAACGTAATCGGAATGTATGCAAACCAAGCGTTTAGATTCTTTCCGGAAATATTCAAAGGCCAATCGAACTTGTGGGTAAGATACTGCATTCCAAAACCTACGGTGCATCCGAAAAGTCCCAGGAAAAAAGTCACCCAAGGAAGACCGGAACGCGGAACTCCCATCGCGTCGTCCAATCCGTGAACCGGATACGGAGTGAAACAATCAAAACCGGTATAATTCTTCTCTTTTGTTTTGGTCGCCGCTGCAATGATTTCCGCGGGCGAATCAAAAAGCCCGAATACACCCGAGCTTGTTTCTTGAAAGGAATGAAATTGTTCTTTATGAGGTTTATACATCAGTGGTGTCCTCCGTCTTTGCTTGGCATTACGGTTTTCACTTCCGCAATCGCAATGACA comes from the Leptospira sp. WS92.C1 genome and includes:
- a CDS encoding DUF3341 domain-containing protein is translated as MYKPHKEQFHSFQETSSGVFGLFDSPAEIIAAATKTKEKNYTGFDCFTPYPVHGLDDAMGVPRSGLPWVTFFLGLFGCTVGFGMQYLTHKFDWPLNISGKNLNAWFAYIPITFEFTIFMAGVGTAAAMFFLTGLPKINRKILHPDITTDKFALWIPSSSKGYKEDEVVSFIKGLGGKNVEVVK
- a CDS encoding cytochrome c gives rise to the protein MKYYKSLIFLLVAVLLWNCESKTPPLEYFPDMADSPAREAQEADPIAKDGSSSRIPPKGAVPVGYYPYEYLGLDVSQLPNRGLANPFKDDLANLQKGEAKYQTYCSPCHGVRGAGNGTIVGPAPRIGFPVPAVISPKIKGYSDGQIYHVVTAGWGRMKSYASQVSPEDRWKIVLYVRKLQEYDNRTKKDVARN